In Edaphobacter aggregans, the sequence GCAAACAAACGCCGTCGCCAAAACCAGAGTCGAACCCGGCCCCACCCGCCGCCCGCCGGTGCCAACGCATCATACGATCCCCTGCGCCCGGTCCCCGAAATACTTCCCAGGCATCCGCACGGCCCAGCGACCCCATGTCGCTAATGCCTCAATAAACCCGCATCTGCCCGGCAAGTCTCTGCCCCCGCCACTCATTTACTCTTGTATTAACCATCATGAGCGACACCGTACCTGCCACCGCCCCCATCGTCACCATCGCCACCATCGGCCAGCACGAAGGCCAAAGCGTCACCCTCCGCGGCTGGCTCTACAATCTCCGCGCCTCGGGCAAGCTCCTCTTCCCGATATTCCGCGACGGCACCGGCACCATCCAGGGCATCGTCCCCAAGGCCGCCGTCCCCGAGCACGTCTTCGAGACCCTCAAAAACCTCCAGCTTGAGTCCTCCCTCACCGTCACCGGCAAAGTCCGCGCCGACTCCCGCGCCCCTAGCGGCTACGAGCTCGACGTCGAAGACATCCACGTCATCTCCGCCGTCGACCCCGCCAACCCCTTCCCCATCCAACTCAAAGAAGCTGGCGTCGACTTCCTCATGGAGCACCGCCACCTCTGGCTCCGCACCCCACGCCAGTCCGCCATCCTGCGCGTCCGCGCCACCATCATGCGCGCCGCAGCCGAGTACTTCGACACCAACAGCTTCATCCGCACCGACCCACCCATCCTCACGCCCAACGCTTGTGAGGGAACATCGGAACTCTTCGAGATGGACTACTTCGACGACGACAAGGCCTACCTCACCCAATCCGGCCAGCTCTACATCGAAGCCACCGCGCTAGCCCTCGGCAAGGTCTACAGCTTCGGCCCCACCTTCCGCGCCGAAAAATCCAAAACCCGCCGCCACCTCACCGAGTTCTGGATGATCGAGCCCGAGGTAGCCTTCCTCGAACTCGACGGCCTCCTCGAGCTAGCCGAAAACTTTATCACCCACATCGTCACCCGAGTCCTCGAGCACCACCGCGCCGACCTCAAAGTCATAGGCCGCGACGTCACCAAACTAGAAGCCATCCTAGCCCCCGATTCTGACGCCACGACATCAACCGCTCCTACAGAAAACAAAGCCGTCATCCTGAGCGAAGCGCAAAGCGCGCAGTCGAAGGACCCCGAAGCAGCCAGCCCAACCCACACCACTCCAACCTTTTCAGCCACAAAATCAAACCGCTTCCCCCGCCTAAGTTACGACGAAGCCCACGCCATGCTCGATGAAGCCTACAAAGCCGGCAAAATCGAAAACCCCCACAAATACGGCGACGACTTCGGCTCCCCCGACGAGACCTACATCAGCAGCCAATTCGACAAGCCAGTCATGATCCACCGTTATCCCGCCGCCTTCAAAGCCTTCTACATGCAGCCCGACCCGCTCGACCCCACCAAGGCTCTCTGCGTCGACGTCCTCGCCCCCGAGGGCTACGGCGAAATCATCGGCGGCTCCCAGCGCATCGACAGCTACGACCTCCTCAAGCGGCGCATCGAAGACCACAACCTCCCCCTAGCCGCCTTCCAGTGGTACCTCGACCTGCGCCGTTACGGCAGCGTCCCCCACGCC encodes:
- the asnS gene encoding asparagine--tRNA ligase, whose amino-acid sequence is MSDTVPATAPIVTIATIGQHEGQSVTLRGWLYNLRASGKLLFPIFRDGTGTIQGIVPKAAVPEHVFETLKNLQLESSLTVTGKVRADSRAPSGYELDVEDIHVISAVDPANPFPIQLKEAGVDFLMEHRHLWLRTPRQSAILRVRATIMRAAAEYFDTNSFIRTDPPILTPNACEGTSELFEMDYFDDDKAYLTQSGQLYIEATALALGKVYSFGPTFRAEKSKTRRHLTEFWMIEPEVAFLELDGLLELAENFITHIVTRVLEHHRADLKVIGRDVTKLEAILAPDSDATTSTAPTENKAVILSEAQSAQSKDPEAASPTHTTPTFSATKSNRFPRLSYDEAHAMLDEAYKAGKIENPHKYGDDFGSPDETYISSQFDKPVMIHRYPAAFKAFYMQPDPLDPTKALCVDVLAPEGYGEIIGGSQRIDSYDLLKRRIEDHNLPLAAFQWYLDLRRYGSVPHAGFGMGIERVVAWLCGLDHVRETIPFARTLNRIYP